The nucleotide sequence CTCTGGAAATGATTCCTTCGACGCAAGCGAGTGCTGAGTCGTGAAAGGACTTTCAGCCGAGCAGTTCCCCAATCACAGATCCATTATCAATCAGCCGGGTTGGTCGCTGGCGCAGATCAGGAATCGTCGTCTCAAGGTCGATACCCTTGATGTGGTACATGGTTGAGAGAATATCTTCGGGCGACACGGGCCGCTCCTTCACAAACGCGCCCGTCGCATCCGAGGCCCCGACCACACAACCCGGTTTGATTCCTGCTCCTGCGAGCATCACGCTGTAGACAGACGACCAATGGTCGCGTCCTCCACCCCGGATGTGAGTGTCAATCTTGGGAGTTCGACCGTGCTCCGTCAGACACATGACCAGAGTTTCCTCCAGCAGGCCCCGTTCTTCCAGATCCAGCAGCAAGGTACTCATCGCCGCATCAAAGCTCGGCAGCAGTTCGTCGCCGAGCCGGGTGAAGTGGTCGAAGTGTGTATCCCAGGCAGTGTTCACGACTTCGAATTCGTCCCAGAAGACCGATACGATCCGGCACCCCGCTTCCAGCAGCCTGCGGCCAGTCAGCGCGGACTGGCCGAACAGCGTCATGCCGTAGCGTTCCCGCAACGATGCCGGTTCCAGTCCGATATCCAGCGCGTCACGCACCCTGGCCGACGTGATCATGGAATAGGCTTTGGCCGCGAAGCGATCATGTCCCTTCCCTGCCGACAGATCGTTGAGGTACGCCTTTTGATCATCGAACTGTCTGACCAGACTTCTTCGCCGGTTCAATCGGTCCAGCGTGATTCCATCACGCAGTTGCGCTTCCTTCGAGACTTTGAGCCGGCTTTCAGGAGTGATACCCAGGTACGGGTCGGCGACGTCGACATCCTTCAACCCGTGGAAGAAGGAAACACGCGGGACGGTCCTGGTCGCTTTGCCATGGAATTCCGTCCAGACCGGGTTGTAGCCGTGTCCCAGAAAGGATGCGTACGGCCCCGCGCGCCGCGAGAAGGGGGCAAAGGCGCTAAACTGCCAGGGAAGTGCCATATTGCGAGGCACATCCGTCGGATCTTCGGCCCCTCCCTGATCCGCCAGATAATCCAGTACGCTGCCAAAGAACGGACGATGCCGTGAGTCGAAAGGATTCGTCTCGTTCGAGAAATCGATCGCCGGAGCCCCAGTCAGTGTATAGAGGTTCGAGTGATTATTGTGGGGATGCGTCATCGACCGAACCAGTGCCATCCGGTCTGTCAGGCAAGCCAGTTTGGGAAGCTGGTCACAGATCGATGTCCCGGCAACGGCAGTGGAAATGGCTCCGAACTTCCCCCGGATCCCTTCGGGTGCCTCTGGCTTGGGATCCCAGGTCTCAAACTGGGAAGCAGCCCCCTGCAGGTAGATCAGCAAGACATTTCTCGCCTTGCCGAATCCATCCGAGGTGGAAATGGCCTGAGGGGCTCCCTGAGCTTCGAGACAAAGGAGTTGCGGGAGTCCCAGGGAAGCCGCTCCGATTTCCAGAACCTTCCTGCGATTGCAGTGCGCTGCAAAGGGATTCAGTGAGCCGAGGATCTGGAACATGAGCCCCTCCTGCCAAAGCATGGCGAGCGGTACTGCCGCATCGAATTGCTGGAATTACATCAAACGGGGAACTGCAAAAGCGACCATGACAATTCCATCGTAGCCGCAGACAGGAAAGGAATCGATGACCTTCTGAGACCAAATCAAGGCAGTCCCGTTCCACCTCTTGATACCACACTTAAATCCCACAGCCGCATCGGGGACGGGTGCTCGACATCTGCCTCGCGGGACTCAGATTTCCAGTTTCGGTTGTGTTTTGAAGGGTGCCGGCGTCTGCGGATTCGCAATTTTTTTCTCACCCATCCGGCGTGCCCCTTCTTGTGTCGCCTTCGACCCCTTCAGGTTCAGTGACATCAGACAATAAAAGTTCGAGAGACTGTCCAGTCCGGCATCGGTGATCGGGGTTTGAGACAAATTCAGGATCACAGTTTTCTGGAGAACGTTGCCGGCGTCGAGTTCGGCAAGTTGTTCGTCGGTGATCGACGTATTGCTGAGGTTGAGATCAAAGACCGGGTCGTTCTGAGCGACTTCAATCATCTCGGAAATCAATTTCTCGCTGAGCGTGGCTCCGGAAAGATCGATCATCCAGCCCACCATATGGAAGCCGTACATCGACTTGCCTTCTTTCCTGGCGCTACCTCCGGCATTGGAAATCAGCCCCTCAAACGTCGATTCTCGTTGCTTGAACTTTTCGTATTCGCTCGGGCCCGACATCAGTCCGCAGCCAGACGATACCACGAGGAAAAGAGCGACGAGCGATGTCCTGGCAGGGGACGAGTTGCGGTGCAATGACATAGACTTTCTCCAAACAATCTCTGGTCGAAAACCACGGGGGTGCGGAAATCTCGAGGTCCGGCCGTCTCAAGTTGCCGCTATCGAACACGCAGGCCTGGTCGATCGAGACCCTGCCCCAGTGAAGTTCCAGACCGTTGAATTCCGGTAAACCCGTTCAGATCCATTCGCTCGACTGACTGCCAGAGCCCCTGGAAAGCGCCTCATTCGCGAAACCCCAGGACGAGGATGGCAGTCGCCCCTGTCTCGCTGGGGTCCTCTCTCGTCTGGGGCCAGGGAGGTCGCGCCCTGCCGGCAGTTCTTCTGCGCTCCGTTCGCCGATAGGCCGGACGAGCAAATTAAAATTCGCCAATGACCCGTCCGTCGCTGATCGAGCCCAGCAGGTGATAGATGCCGACATCGTCATAGCTGTTGGGAAGATCATTCCATTGAATATTTTCACTGATGAATCGCACAGAGCCATCGGCCATGGCAAATTGAGCACCACCCGTATGTGCACTGCCGAACGCAATCAACGGCTGGTCGGTTGCCGAGGTGCTGCCCACGACATCACTATGCGTCCCGGCGTTCATCTGGAATTCGGTTTTCCCGGCCAGAGCCCAGACGTTCGTGATTCCGTCACAGGAAAGTTCCTGCCCGGCCCAGACGCCCGCCCAGGGCCCCGCAGGGGCCGTCTGTTTGGCCCACTTCACGCTGCTTCGCTCACCGAGCATAATCGTGTTCGAGATGCCGTCGGTAATTTTGGCAATCGATACGGCACCTCCGCCGCTCCGGAAGATTCCATCACTATCGTGATTGCCGTTGCAGGCCAGGTAGTTCGACTTACCAAAGTTCAAGGTCTGAGAGAGGATCATACCGCTGCAAAGTCCACCGGTCGATTTTTGCAGGAACGGGCGATTGACGTTGATGGGACCAACCGGGTCGCTGGGGCAGACAAACGCCGCTTTTGGCGACGAAAGCAGGGCTTGCCGAGCAGGATCGTTAGCAGCCTGCTCAAGCATTTGCGTGCTGATATTGAGCTGTGTGTAGAGTGGCGCTTGATCCATGTAAGGGAGAATCATCACCGACCAGGCCCAGGCAGAGTTCGGCAGACCGATATTAATGTATTGCGCCTCGGGAAAATTCAGGAACGTGTCGTGATAGTTGTGCAGAGCCAGTGCGAGCTGTTTGAGATTATTCTTACATTGTGTTCTTCGGGCCGCCTCACGTGCCTGCTGGACTGCAGGAAGGAGAAGAGCGATCAATACAGCGATAATGGCAATCACCACCAGTAGCTCAATCAACGTGAAGCCGCGTTGCCGACGTGCGTAAGCCTTCATCTGGTTTCTCCATTTCCTGAAAATTGAATAATGACAATACGCCGCGCGGAGACGCAGGCCCCGGCGGCTTTCGCGGAAACTAGAAGCGATCAGCTAAGATTTGATGAGCAAGACAGGTTGCGATTGGGAGACAGCAACCTTAATCGAGCATAAAACGAACCTGATGTTTGTCAAGACGGAGGGTACGTTTTTCCACTAACACTTAATCCCGGTCGCTACCAGAACACAACACGGAAGCAGGAAACACCCTCCTGACAATCATCGGTGCCGGGCGTCGGGTAATGGCCGATATTCACAAGCATGGAAAGCAATGATTGCAGAAACGTGTCTTCTCAAGGAACGGTCGTTCCGTTCCGATGACAATCCTCAGGCAGCGTTTGCGGGTTCGACTGAACCTGGTTCAGCAGCGCCTCAGCAATGAGCGTATGACCATGCGCATTCGGGTGGTACTCGGTGCCGGGGAACAGTCCAGTCTCTCCTTTCGTCCAGCCAGAAAGATCACAAACGATAAATCCTGCCTCAGTTGCGATCGGAGACAGTTTTTCGCGGATCTCGCGATCGTCGGCACCGGGAACCGGGAGATAGATCCAGACAGGAACCGCTTTGAATCTCCGGCACTCGTCTACAATGGTCAGATAGCAGGCACGCAGGATCTCTTCGTTGAAACGAGTCAGCCGACTTAGCACCTCACCCGGCGGCTGACGTGATGTCACTCCCGCCTGTGTGGCGACTTCTTTCAGAGGAACAGAGGGAAGTTCCTTGCCATACGAGACAAGTTGCGCCAGAGGTGTCGCTAACTCATTGAATTCGTCCTGGTGCGCAAAGTAAAAGACGGCGTCAGGCGAGAATCCAAACACCTTCCGCTGGATGCGCACCGTCCGTTGAACCGCCCACTGCTTTCCAACGCCGAAGTTGAGGACTTCAAACCGGTGTGCGGAACCGGGAATCGCCTGATTCAGCAGATTCTCAAACTGACGGGAAAAAACCGTGTCATCCGCAACGCCATAACCCATCACAATACTGGAACCCACGACAGCGATTCGACAGGTCCCCTCGGGCTTCTGAAACGTTAACGAATTTCGATCACGCATCCCGAATTCGTTCACCGAGAATGGCTGACCATCCAGCTCCGTCCGTATCCCCGGAATCAGTTCGACTCCCTGGTAGACATCGGCCTGCCGGGAAATCTTGAGGAACCCTTCCCCCTGTCGCTGCTGCGGGCCGTCGACCGTGAACAGCGAACTGAGCAGCGGTCCTGCCTGAATTGCTGCGGTATTCAGGTCTTCATAGTAGCTTTGCAGCTTCTCTCCCGCCGCAAGTTCCAATGTGGGATCGTGACGGAACTGACTAATCGCTCGGACAAATTCGTCTGGCAGCAGACCAGAAAAACCGGGCGAGATGAATGCGATCATCAGACTCAGAAACGCCAGATGCAGACTGACGGAACGGCGGAACGTCTGATCGACAACGGCTCCGTCTCGACCAGGGCCGGTGACTTCGCGTTTCAGCGGCCCGCCCGATTCCGTGACTCCGGCGAGTTGCTTCCCCTCCTCCCGTTGCCCTGACAACCACAGCAAGATGGTCCCCAATCCGACCACAATCAACAGCACCATCAGCACCCGGGCAATCCCCGGCACCGCGTCGGCTCGCTCTAAGGCGCTCGCAACCAACTGCAGAAAGCCGGGCTTGGTCCAGCAGGACCAGAAGATGCTGACAAGACAGAACATCCCCACCGTCTGCACCGACGTCACGAACGCTCGCAGAAATGGAGACTGGTAGACAACAGGGTGACGTCGCGAATCCAGCAAGCTGTTCACAGCGACCAGTAACCCTGTTCCCAGCCAGAGGCAACCATCGTTAACGGTCAGCGGAAATCGTCCCAGCAGCCAAAATGTCTGCCACGAGTGAAGCACCCAGGTGCTCAGGAAAACCAGCAACACACTCACAAACATGGCATAGCTGATGGAAAGTCTGCGTCGTCGAAGTGCATAAAAGGAAGGATAGAACACGTACTTCGCCATGAAGTCCTTCCAGTAAATGTTGATCCTCCGCCAGATGTCGCTGAAGCTGGAGGCCAGAAAATAGCAATGATGTGTCCGAGGAAGGTTGAATCCGAACAGGTGCAGCAAACCTGTCACGAGATGAAAATGCCCGGAAACCTGTAAGTACAACACATAATTCGTTGCCGCAAAGAGGGAGATCCGGGTGAACTCATAAAGTTCTGACAGGTCCGGAACAACATAAGCCTTCATGAAGCGGTAGATCAGTAAATGGACAAGTCCCCGGACGATCCATTCGACTCCGCGTTGATAAATCAACCATTCATCCTGGTCGTAACGCGTTGCCACAAAGGTCTTGAAATCGACGATGGGAAAGAGCGGAAAACAGGTGTTGGGCAGCATGAAGAAGTACGACAAGGCCCAGGCCACAGAAGGTGTCGTCTGTTGCCGGTGAGACTCGTAGACGAACGTGACCAGGCGAAACATGAACATCGACCCGAGGACAGGCCAGAACGGAAACGGATAGACGACTCGCAGCGCCACCAGCAACGTCGCAGCGACGATCAAGAGTCCCACCCGCCAGGGGTGCGTCACGGGGAGATAGCAAATCCCGATTAAGAGTCCGCCGATCCCCAGCACCGACAGGCCGTTGACGATACCGAGCACGAACAGCACACAGCCGACACAAAGCAACGCAAAGAAGGTGAGTCGCAGATCGGTACGTTGGCTCTTCGCCCGAACCGGCCCGCTGAAATGGGAATTGACTGCCGAAGCGGCCCCAGTCCCGTCAACGGAGCCGTCCGTTTCGGTTGGGCCATTGCGCTGAGCAGGGAGGCAGGCATGAATGGCAAACCCGGCGACAATCACGCAGAGCACCGGGAAGAAATGCCTCAGTCGTTCAATCTCAAAGGAGTAGACGACGGCCAGAATCAGGCTAAGTTCGAGCAGCAGAGCCAGAAATGGTACGACTCGACCGCTGTTGGCCTCGAAGAGTCGCTCATCGCTGACGGGAGTGACGTCGATGGCTACTTCCCCGTCAATTCCACCACCTGCTGTGCCAGTTCCTGAATCGTGATGTCATCTTCCAATGGGTTTCTGGGAAACCGGAATCCGCCCCAGTCCTCCAGTTCCGAGACCACCGACACCACCTGGATCGAATCGACGCCCAGCGACAATATCGACCGATCCACGGAGAGTTGCCCCGAGTCCACGCGCAGCTCTTTCGCTAACCGATTGACGATCCACGATTGAATCTCATCAACGGATTTTCCGGCAGGCAGGGTCGATTGAGATATCGGCGCGATGGGGGAGTCCATAAACGCCAGTATTGTGGTCGTTCAGGGCTTACGCAAGTTATTTATGCGGCCCCGTAAGAGAGAGGCACTCCCACCGGGTTTATCCGTCGTGAAACAAAAAATCCGTTCAGCGCGCCCGATGGGTCGCACAGGTTGCCCGGTCCGCCGGGCTACCTGTGTGCGAAGCACAAGAGGTCTCCACCACAGCAAATTTGTCATTGCGGCAAAACGGCAACTTGCTGCACGCAGACGCCCGGCCCCCTGCAATGACGCCGCTCCTCACGCCGCTTTGCGCATCGCAGCAGTCGCCTCGTCCCCCGTTGACAGCGGGTAGCACAGGTTGCCCGGTCCGCCGGGCTACCTGTGTGCGAAGCACAAGAGGTCCCCAACGCAGCAAATTCGTCGTTGCGGCAAAACGGCAACTTGCTGCACGCAGACGCCCGGCCCCCTGCAATGACGCCGCTCCTCACGCCGCTTTGCGCATCGCAGCAGTCGCCTCGTCCCCCGTTGACAGCGGGTAGCACAGGTTGCCCGGTCCGCCGGGCTACCTGTGTGCGAAGCACAAGAGGTCCCCACCGCAGCAAATTCGTCATTGCGGCAAAACGGCAACTTGCTGCACGCAGACGCCCGGTCCCCTGCAATGACGCCGCTCGTCACGCCGCTTTGCGTATCGCAGCAGTCGCCTCGTCCCCCGTTGACAGCGGGTAGCACAGGTTGCCCGGACCGCCGGGCTACCTGTGTGCGAAGCACAAGAGGTCCCCACCGCAGCAGATTCGTCGTTGCCGCTCGTCACGCCGCTTTGCGGGCCGGA is from Schlesneria sp. DSM 10557 and encodes:
- a CDS encoding DUF1501 domain-containing protein: MFQILGSLNPFAAHCNRRKVLEIGAASLGLPQLLCLEAQGAPQAISTSDGFGKARNVLLIYLQGAASQFETWDPKPEAPEGIRGKFGAISTAVAGTSICDQLPKLACLTDRMALVRSMTHPHNNHSNLYTLTGAPAIDFSNETNPFDSRHRPFFGSVLDYLADQGGAEDPTDVPRNMALPWQFSAFAPFSRRAGPYASFLGHGYNPVWTEFHGKATRTVPRVSFFHGLKDVDVADPYLGITPESRLKVSKEAQLRDGITLDRLNRRRSLVRQFDDQKAYLNDLSAGKGHDRFAAKAYSMITSARVRDALDIGLEPASLRERYGMTLFGQSALTGRRLLEAGCRIVSVFWDEFEVVNTAWDTHFDHFTRLGDELLPSFDAAMSTLLLDLEERGLLEETLVMCLTEHGRTPKIDTHIRGGGRDHWSSVYSVMLAGAGIKPGCVVGASDATGAFVKERPVSPEDILSTMYHIKGIDLETTIPDLRQRPTRLIDNGSVIGELLG
- a CDS encoding DUF1559 domain-containing protein; this translates as MKAYARRQRGFTLIELLVVIAIIAVLIALLLPAVQQAREAARRTQCKNNLKQLALALHNYHDTFLNFPEAQYINIGLPNSAWAWSVMILPYMDQAPLYTQLNISTQMLEQAANDPARQALLSSPKAAFVCPSDPVGPINVNRPFLQKSTGGLCSGMILSQTLNFGKSNYLACNGNHDSDGIFRSGGGAVSIAKITDGISNTIMLGERSSVKWAKQTAPAGPWAGVWAGQELSCDGITNVWALAGKTEFQMNAGTHSDVVGSTSATDQPLIAFGSAHTGGAQFAMADGSVRFISENIQWNDLPNSYDDVGIYHLLGSISDGRVIGEF
- a CDS encoding SGNH/GDSL hydrolase family protein, which encodes MIVAGFAIHACLPAQRNGPTETDGSVDGTGAASAVNSHFSGPVRAKSQRTDLRLTFFALLCVGCVLFVLGIVNGLSVLGIGGLLIGICYLPVTHPWRVGLLIVAATLLVALRVVYPFPFWPVLGSMFMFRLVTFVYESHRQQTTPSVAWALSYFFMLPNTCFPLFPIVDFKTFVATRYDQDEWLIYQRGVEWIVRGLVHLLIYRFMKAYVVPDLSELYEFTRISLFAATNYVLYLQVSGHFHLVTGLLHLFGFNLPRTHHCYFLASSFSDIWRRINIYWKDFMAKYVFYPSFYALRRRRLSISYAMFVSVLLVFLSTWVLHSWQTFWLLGRFPLTVNDGCLWLGTGLLVAVNSLLDSRRHPVVYQSPFLRAFVTSVQTVGMFCLVSIFWSCWTKPGFLQLVASALERADAVPGIARVLMVLLIVVGLGTILLWLSGQREEGKQLAGVTESGGPLKREVTGPGRDGAVVDQTFRRSVSLHLAFLSLMIAFISPGFSGLLPDEFVRAISQFRHDPTLELAAGEKLQSYYEDLNTAAIQAGPLLSSLFTVDGPQQRQGEGFLKISRQADVYQGVELIPGIRTELDGQPFSVNEFGMRDRNSLTFQKPEGTCRIAVVGSSIVMGYGVADDTVFSRQFENLLNQAIPGSAHRFEVLNFGVGKQWAVQRTVRIQRKVFGFSPDAVFYFAHQDEFNELATPLAQLVSYGKELPSVPLKEVATQAGVTSRQPPGEVLSRLTRFNEEILRACYLTIVDECRRFKAVPVWIYLPVPGADDREIREKLSPIATEAGFIVCDLSGWTKGETGLFPGTEYHPNAHGHTLIAEALLNQVQSNPQTLPEDCHRNGTTVP
- a CDS encoding acyl carrier protein, which gives rise to MDSPIAPISQSTLPAGKSVDEIQSWIVNRLAKELRVDSGQLSVDRSILSLGVDSIQVVSVVSELEDWGGFRFPRNPLEDDITIQELAQQVVELTGK